A DNA window from Brachionichthys hirsutus isolate HB-005 chromosome 10, CSIRO-AGI_Bhir_v1, whole genome shotgun sequence contains the following coding sequences:
- the LOC137900823 gene encoding protein phosphatase 1D-like → MDDAIVFRMSAFSEQGGRKYMEDVVEIRIEYEPTPTPSPVEDDHKSQRHGGQGDAENEPPKRASEGETRGHTVTAEPGPVTEMWAESLSNEDGGPASRGGKVTEHEVNTRKSVAFFAVFDGHGGREAAHFARENLWDLLKRQRGFWSGDHGEVCAALRKGFIACHHAMWKELPGWPKTITGLPSTSGTTASVIVIRGVHMYVAHVGDSAVVVGMKENDSDITLKALELTQDHKPELPKEKERIERLGGSVMKKSGVNRVVWKRPRLTHNGPVRRSTVIDQIPFLAVARSLGDLWSYDFYSGEFVVSPEPDTTVMTLDPKRHRYVILGSDGLWNMMPPKTAVNMCCSHDKMVGPKGMSCARRLGCTALLFWKERMLRADNTTVIVLALQEREGPPIPMHRDEIVVDMATGIDHVPYPGTTYNTCEVTKTPHEDDMFYEEEQIYGEDHEGWPCLQW, encoded by the exons ATGGACGACGCCATAGTATTTCGCATGAGTGCATTTTCCGAACAAGGAGGGAGGAAATACATGGAGGATGTTGTCGAGATAAGAATCGAGTACGAGCCGACGCCGACGCCGTCGCCAGTCGAAGATGATCACAAGTCGCAGAGACATGGAGGACAGGGGGACGCGGAGAATGAACCCCCCAAACGCGCGTCGGAAGGCGAGACCCGAGGCCACACAGTGACTGCCGAACCGGGACCGGTGACTGAAATGTGGGCAGAGAGTCTCTCAAATGAGGACGGTGGACCGGCATCGCGCGGGGGGAAAGTCACGGAGCACGAAGTCAACACGAGAAAGTCCGTGGCGTTTTTCGCTGTCTTCGACGGCCACGGCGGCCGAGAGGCGGCGCATTTCGCCAGGGAGAATCTGTGGGATCTGTTGAAGAGGCAGCGGGGGTTCTGGTCCGGGGACCACGGCGAGGTGTGCGCCGCTCTTCGGAAAGGCTTTATCGCCTGTCACCACGCTATGTGGAAAGAGCTAC CCGGGTGGCCAAAGACGATCACTGGCCTCCCCAGCACGTCGGGCACCACGGCCAGCGTGATCGTGATCCGAGGAGTCCACATGTACGTTGCCCACGTAGGAGATTCAGCGGTTGTGGttggaatgaaagaaaatgactcCGACATCACACTCAAGGCTCTCGAGCTGACGCAAGACCACAAGCCGGAACTtccaaaagaaaaggagaggatTGAACGGCTGGGTGGCAG TGTAATGAAGAAATCTGGGGTGAACCGCGTTGTGTGGAAGAGGCCCAGGCTGACGCACAACGGTCCGGTTAGGAGGAGCACAGTCATAGACCAGATCCCCTTCTTGGCCGTGGCCCGGTCCCTCG GTGACCTGTGGAGCTACGATTTCTACAGCGGGGAGTTTGTGGTTTCCCCGGAGCCCGACACCACCGTGATGACCCTGGACCCCAAGCGCCATCGCTACGTCATCCTCGGCAGCGACGGACTCTGGAATATGATGCCGCCCAAGACTGCTGTTAATATGTGTTGTAGCCATGACAAAATGGTG GGCCCAAAGGGGATGTCCTGTGCCCGCCGTCTGGGATGCACGGCCCTGCTGTTCTGGAAGGAGCGCATGCTCCGTGCCGACAACACAACAGTGATTGTCCTGGCCCTACAGGAGCGCGAAGGTCCGCCCATCCCTATGCATCGAGACGAGATTGTCGTTGACATGGCGACGGGAATTGACCACGTCCCATACCCAGGCACAACTTACAACACATGCGAAGTCACAAAG ACGCCGCATGAGGATGACATGTTTTATGAAGAAGAGCAGATATATGGAGAAGATCATGAGGGATGGCCGTGCCTGCAGTGGTAG